The following are encoded in a window of Jeotgalibacillus aurantiacus genomic DNA:
- a CDS encoding DNA cytosine methyltransferase, whose amino-acid sequence MKKPLAIDIFCGAGGVSQALKNFFNIITAVEYDPIIAKTYELNHGSEHLIINDVEKLTKEEFIKMTNLKVKQLDLLVSTPPCQGFSRHSRKKAFDSNDHRNKLILETTRISDIFHPKYIFFENVDNIINYKVFHTFLRRLVNLNKLGYKRNENRPSYHINFKVVSVYKYGVPQKRRRLILLAKRIDDYPFVEGVIKFPKDGTPIIGSPLNVWPKEKSSILLGEHLSKYELKPIEAGETDPSDPLHTCRNLSALNLKRIKSTPHDGGSRNAWPEELLLNCHKKSNVSFGDVYGRMDRNDFAPTITCGCISYTKGRFGHPTEDRAISLREAALIQTFPSDYKFTGELSDKPYKGSKDNMATQIGNAVPVKLAETFIKELYSDLINEKNRE is encoded by the coding sequence GTGAAAAAACCCTTAGCAATAGATATATTTTGTGGGGCTGGAGGTGTTTCTCAAGCCTTAAAAAATTTCTTCAATATCATTACAGCAGTGGAATACGACCCTATAATAGCAAAAACCTATGAGTTAAATCACGGAAGTGAACACCTCATTATTAATGATGTGGAAAAATTGACCAAAGAAGAGTTTATAAAAATGACCAACTTAAAAGTAAAGCAGCTTGATTTACTAGTATCAACACCTCCTTGTCAAGGTTTCTCAAGACACTCACGAAAAAAAGCCTTTGATAGTAATGATCATAGAAATAAATTAATTTTAGAAACAACCAGAATTTCTGATATATTCCATCCTAAATATATTTTTTTTGAGAACGTAGATAATATAATTAACTATAAAGTTTTTCATACATTCTTAAGAAGGTTAGTAAATTTGAATAAGTTAGGATACAAAAGAAACGAAAATCGTCCCTCTTATCATATCAATTTCAAGGTTGTCAGTGTTTACAAATACGGTGTACCACAAAAGCGACGGCGCTTAATACTTTTAGCAAAAAGAATAGATGACTATCCATTTGTTGAGGGCGTTATCAAATTCCCCAAGGACGGCACCCCTATAATTGGATCGCCTCTTAATGTTTGGCCAAAAGAAAAATCATCTATATTATTGGGAGAACATCTATCTAAGTATGAACTTAAACCAATTGAAGCCGGCGAAACTGATCCATCTGACCCACTGCATACTTGTAGAAACCTCTCTGCACTAAATTTGAAAAGGATCAAATCTACTCCTCATGATGGAGGCAGTAGAAACGCGTGGCCTGAAGAACTACTTCTAAATTGTCATAAGAAAAGTAATGTCAGTTTTGGAGATGTGTACGGTAGAATGGATAGAAACGATTTTGCTCCAACGATAACTTGTGGTTGTATTAGTTATACTAAAGGACGTTTTGGGCATCCAACTGAGGATCGAGCAATAAGCCTAAGAGAAGCAGCTTTAATTCAAACATTTCCGTCAGATTATAAATTTACAGGCGAACTATCGGATAAACCTTATAAAGGTTCCAAAGATAACATGGCAACTCAAATTGGAAATGCTGTTCCGGTGAAGTTAGCCGAGACTTTTATTAAAGAGTTATATTCAGATCTTATAAACGAAAAAAACAGGGAATGA
- a CDS encoding type I restriction endonuclease subunit R has product MVFNKESEFEESLIEVLSHKGWESKILKNPSEEDLINNWADILFENNRGIDRLNDFPLTRGEMQQIMEQVNTLRTPLKLNGFINGRTVAIIRDNIDDVLHFGKEVSLKIYDRREIAAGQSRYQIVQQPKFKSKSKILNDRRGDLMLLINGMPVIHIELKRSGVSVSQACNQIEKYSTEGVFTGIYSLIQIFVAMEPEETVYFANPGTERKFNKDFYFHWADFNNELINDWKDIASSLLSIPMAHQLIGFYTVADDSDGVLKVMRSYQYYAANAISDRVSKTNWDGRNRLGGYVWHTTGSGKTMTSFKSAQLIANSKDADKVIFLMDRIELGTQSLKEYRSFADENDSVQATQDTITLISKLKSTDPANTLIVTSIQKMSNIKSEEGSICAYDIEIMSSKRIVFIIDEAHRSTFGEMLTDIKCSFPSAVFFGFTGTPIQDENQKKMNTTSTIFGDELHRYSIADGIRDKNVLGFDPYKVLTYRDRDVRRAVALLQAKANSVEEALADSKKQEVFYRFMDSSQIKMAGYVGEDGNYVKGIEDYLPTTQYQTEEHKNMVVKDIADNWLTLSHNSKFHAILATSSIPEAIHYYRLIKKEIAELKVTCLLDPTIDNNGGLALKEDGLIEIIEDYNDRYEQKFSLKNFNKLKKDIASRLAHKEPYKLLERTPEKQLDLIIVVDQMLTGFDSKWINTLYLDKRLRYENIIQAFSRTNRLFGPDKPFGTIRYYRYPHTMEQNIEKAVKLYSGDKPIGLFVEKLEYNLNKLNSIFDDISTLFTRSSISNFEKLPDDRSERGKFALLFKLMNNYLEAAKIQGFTWNQSTYKFSHGRGKPRSKVEMDIDENTYLVLAMRYKELFGDSNGSRGEDVPFEIDGYLTEIDTGRIDSDYMNSRFEKFLRILIQDDVNVTEMRKTLDDLHKSFSILTQQQQKYANIFLHDVASGNARIESGKSFRDYITEYQFKAKNDQIQSISRILGVDESKLRNLMIAKVNEANINEFGRFDDLKASVDRVKAKEYFETMENVKLLPFKINIKVHNLLQEFVLKGGYDIEELKE; this is encoded by the coding sequence ATGGTCTTTAACAAAGAATCTGAGTTCGAAGAATCTCTAATTGAAGTACTCTCGCATAAAGGATGGGAATCTAAGATCCTGAAAAATCCCTCAGAAGAAGATTTGATAAACAACTGGGCGGATATTCTATTTGAAAACAACAGGGGTATTGATCGTTTAAATGATTTCCCTTTAACTAGGGGTGAGATGCAACAGATTATGGAACAGGTCAACACGCTACGGACTCCTTTGAAATTAAACGGCTTTATCAATGGAAGAACAGTAGCAATTATTCGTGATAACATCGATGACGTTTTGCACTTTGGAAAAGAGGTTAGCCTCAAGATTTATGACCGACGTGAAATTGCTGCAGGACAAAGTCGTTATCAAATTGTACAACAACCCAAATTTAAAAGTAAGTCCAAAATATTAAATGACCGTCGCGGTGATTTGATGCTCCTAATCAATGGTATGCCAGTTATACATATCGAGCTGAAACGCAGCGGCGTTTCGGTTAGTCAGGCGTGTAATCAGATAGAAAAATACTCCACAGAAGGAGTCTTCACTGGAATATATTCGCTGATACAAATATTTGTTGCTATGGAACCAGAAGAAACTGTTTATTTTGCTAATCCTGGAACGGAAAGAAAATTTAACAAGGATTTTTATTTTCATTGGGCAGATTTTAATAATGAGCTGATCAATGACTGGAAAGATATTGCATCATCACTACTTTCCATTCCTATGGCACACCAACTTATTGGCTTTTACACTGTAGCAGATGATTCTGATGGTGTTTTAAAAGTGATGCGTAGTTACCAATACTATGCAGCAAACGCCATTTCTGATCGTGTTTCAAAAACTAATTGGGATGGTCGCAATAGGCTCGGCGGGTATGTTTGGCATACTACAGGCTCCGGCAAGACCATGACTAGCTTCAAATCAGCACAACTTATTGCAAACTCAAAGGATGCCGATAAGGTTATCTTTCTGATGGACAGAATTGAACTCGGAACTCAGTCTTTAAAAGAATATCGCAGCTTCGCAGATGAAAATGATTCCGTTCAAGCTACTCAAGATACCATTACTTTAATATCAAAACTAAAAAGCACAGACCCTGCAAATACTCTTATAGTCACTTCTATACAGAAAATGAGCAATATCAAAAGTGAGGAAGGCAGCATATGTGCTTATGATATAGAGATAATGAGTTCTAAGAGAATTGTCTTTATCATAGATGAAGCACATCGCTCGACATTCGGAGAAATGCTAACGGATATTAAGTGTTCTTTTCCATCTGCCGTTTTCTTTGGTTTTACAGGAACACCTATTCAAGATGAAAACCAAAAGAAAATGAACACTACATCCACTATCTTTGGTGATGAACTACACAGATATAGCATTGCTGATGGTATTCGTGATAAGAATGTTCTTGGATTTGACCCATACAAAGTACTGACTTATAGAGATAGGGATGTTAGGAGAGCTGTAGCTTTGTTACAGGCAAAAGCCAATTCTGTTGAAGAAGCCCTTGCTGATTCTAAAAAGCAGGAAGTCTTTTATAGATTCATGGATTCTTCTCAAATAAAAATGGCAGGTTATGTAGGTGAAGATGGAAATTATGTTAAAGGTATAGAAGATTATTTGCCGACAACCCAATATCAGACGGAAGAACATAAGAATATGGTTGTTAAGGACATTGCTGACAACTGGCTGACATTAAGTCATAATAGCAAGTTTCATGCAATTTTGGCTACAAGCAGTATACCAGAAGCAATTCACTACTATCGGTTAATAAAAAAAGAAATTGCCGAATTAAAGGTCACGTGCCTATTAGACCCAACTATAGACAATAACGGTGGACTTGCTTTGAAGGAGGACGGTCTAATCGAAATAATTGAAGATTATAATGATAGATATGAGCAAAAATTTAGTCTAAAGAACTTCAATAAATTAAAAAAAGACATCGCATCACGCCTTGCTCACAAAGAGCCATACAAGTTGCTCGAAAGAACTCCAGAAAAACAGCTAGATCTTATAATTGTAGTCGATCAGATGCTTACAGGATTCGATTCAAAGTGGATTAACACTCTTTATCTGGACAAGAGACTTCGGTATGAAAATATAATACAAGCATTCTCACGTACAAATCGTTTGTTCGGACCGGACAAGCCTTTTGGAACCATTAGATATTATAGGTATCCGCATACAATGGAACAAAACATAGAAAAAGCTGTGAAGCTCTACTCTGGCGATAAACCTATTGGATTATTTGTAGAAAAGCTTGAGTATAATCTAAACAAACTTAATTCTATATTTGATGATATCAGTACGCTATTCACTCGGTCCAGTATCTCTAACTTTGAAAAGCTTCCAGATGACCGTTCAGAACGCGGAAAATTTGCTTTACTATTCAAATTAATGAATAACTATCTGGAAGCTGCAAAAATTCAAGGGTTTACATGGAATCAGTCAACTTACAAGTTCAGCCATGGCCGTGGCAAACCCAGAAGTAAGGTCGAAATGGATATTGATGAAAACACCTATCTGGTGTTGGCGATGCGTTATAAAGAGCTCTTTGGAGACAGCAACGGAAGTAGAGGTGAGGACGTTCCATTTGAAATAGATGGCTACCTAACAGAGATTGATACTGGGAGAATCGACTCGGATTACATGAACTCTCGATTTGAAAAATTTTTAAGAATACTTATACAAGATGATGTTAATGTAACTGAAATGAGGAAGACACTTGATGATTTACATAAGTCATTTTCTATATTGACACAACAACAACAAAAGTATGCCAACATCTTTCTTCACGACGTAGCGAGCGGAAATGCAAGAATAGAGAGCGGCAAATCTTTTAGAGATTACATAACTGAATATCAATTCAAGGCTAAGAATGATCAGATCCAAAGTATTTCTCGAATTTTGGGAGTGGATGAGAGTAAACTCCGTAATCTTATGATTGCAAAGGTAAATGAAGCAAATATTAATGAGTTTGGTCGATTTGATGATTTGAAGGCCTCGGTTGACAGAGTCAAGGCTAAAGAATATTTCGAAACAATGGAAAACGTAAAACTACTACCATTTAAAATCAACATAAAAGTTCACAATTTGCTTCAAGAGTTTGTTCTTAAAGGAGGATACGATATCGAAGAGCTGAAGGAGTAG
- a CDS encoding restriction endonuclease subunit S, producing the protein MDENKKKPEINFNKFKEDWEQRKLGDYIIPYSEVTTENNQYPILTSSRKGIFLQTDYYRGHQIASANNSGYNIVPRGFFTYRHMSDDEVFKFNINNLVDFGIVSTLYPVFTTNSELNSKYLQYQLNEGANFRNFAKLQKQGGSRTYMYLSKLKELTLTMPKTLEEQKNISDFFTTIDKLINLHQDKYHKLITIKNSLIEKILPLDGTNVPEIRFAGFTDHWEQRKAADIFMSITNKNHPHLPVLSATQEHGMILRENTGINISHDKNNEATYKRVLPGQFVIHLRSFQGGFAHSKVEGITSPAYTVMDFFEKEKHYDFFWKYIFKSEKFIKSLRNVTYGIRDGRSINFDDFSTMIVLFPSYDEQKVIGQFFQSFDHLINLNQRKLEILKNIKKSMFEKMFV; encoded by the coding sequence ATGGATGAAAACAAAAAGAAACCAGAAATTAACTTTAATAAGTTTAAAGAAGATTGGGAACAGCGTAAATTGGGGGATTATATAATACCTTATTCAGAAGTAACAACTGAGAATAATCAGTATCCTATTCTAACATCATCCAGGAAAGGTATTTTTTTGCAAACTGATTATTATCGTGGTCACCAGATCGCTTCTGCCAATAATTCAGGCTATAATATTGTACCACGTGGCTTTTTTACCTATAGACACATGTCTGATGATGAGGTTTTCAAATTTAACATAAATAATTTGGTGGATTTTGGAATAGTAAGTACGCTCTACCCTGTATTTACCACCAATTCAGAATTGAATTCCAAGTATCTTCAGTATCAATTAAATGAGGGTGCTAATTTTAGGAATTTTGCAAAATTGCAAAAACAGGGTGGTTCAAGAACATATATGTATTTGAGCAAACTTAAAGAGCTCACATTAACAATGCCAAAAACTCTTGAAGAGCAAAAAAATATTTCTGATTTTTTTACAACCATTGATAAATTAATTAATCTTCACCAAGATAAGTATCACAAGTTGATAACTATTAAAAATTCATTGATTGAAAAAATACTTCCCTTGGATGGAACCAACGTTCCAGAAATTCGCTTTGCAGGGTTTACTGATCATTGGGAACAGAGAAAAGCTGCTGATATTTTCATGTCGATAACTAATAAAAATCATCCCCATTTACCTGTTCTATCCGCGACACAAGAACATGGAATGATATTAAGAGAGAATACAGGTATTAACATTTCTCATGACAAGAACAATGAAGCGACGTATAAAAGAGTTTTACCGGGGCAGTTTGTAATTCACCTGCGTTCATTTCAAGGCGGTTTTGCCCACTCAAAGGTAGAAGGTATTACGTCTCCAGCTTATACAGTTATGGACTTCTTTGAAAAAGAAAAACATTATGATTTCTTTTGGAAATATATTTTTAAATCCGAAAAATTTATAAAGAGTCTTAGAAATGTAACTTATGGAATACGTGATGGTAGAAGTATTAACTTCGATGATTTTTCCACAATGATTGTTTTATTTCCAAGTTATGATGAGCAAAAGGTTATAGGACAGTTTTTTCAAAGCTTTGACCACCTTATCAATCTTAATCAGCGAAAGCTAGAAATATTGAAAAACATCAAAAAATCAATGTTTGAGAAAATGTTTGTGTAG
- a CDS encoding response regulator receiver domain, with product MTKQSIVENIVKDYFNSAVIIDDNLELSPSESVSQETFSNANLKIGEYEFYDDDSKSEAAIASEINYNENLSTPFETYQELIRGGFVTLPWKYVEKDDINILRNALNNSKLLIVDWNLEPSSIDKSSMGERAIEFINSFVATKKGLKCAVIYTQEDVHSVQKKLEGSFLCKKILEDENGEDLFIFEEKENVNSKSLFGIIMTKKADPESIIKNISKIMLTNKSLALHLMESANLLNKNLNSSITSFNTPFEKVLFTQMVTSNLKNDKISVFINDTLISSVIEGDNSEFNSNESNFLFAMKRRNLIKSLTDYNEAYTQPLMKMLNIDTKPSKNKIPNLFKKSDFRTEFIKIIEKSNSLDDLKNNISSFLKEHVEKEIVADQKKFFSLTNDVLFFTLFIDDYSSEKEDEFVESFQKQTLAFTKILKFISPSDNSIKTGSIINNLSGEDYLLCITPLCDIERPEKVGNKFKFLVGEKVQKPKIDELKNTKNNCYFMPAPLESDLFYIKWNFYDTCTISLSELEEKRALITLKKDYIQNIINRYIAYQSRAGINEIFYKESNYISNFKNLI from the coding sequence GCTGTAATAATTGATGATAATTTGGAATTGAGTCCTTCTGAATCTGTTAGCCAAGAAACATTTTCAAACGCAAATCTTAAAATAGGTGAATATGAATTTTATGATGACGATTCTAAATCAGAGGCTGCAATTGCTTCCGAAATTAACTATAATGAAAACTTAAGCACTCCGTTTGAAACATATCAAGAGTTAATTCGTGGAGGGTTTGTCACATTGCCATGGAAGTATGTTGAAAAGGATGATATTAACATATTAAGAAACGCACTAAATAATTCAAAATTATTAATAGTGGATTGGAATTTGGAACCTTCGTCTATTGATAAGTCTTCAATGGGAGAAAGAGCGATTGAATTCATTAATAGCTTTGTAGCAACAAAAAAAGGACTTAAGTGTGCTGTTATTTATACGCAAGAGGATGTCCATAGTGTGCAAAAGAAATTAGAAGGATCATTTTTGTGTAAAAAAATATTGGAAGATGAAAATGGTGAAGATCTATTTATTTTTGAAGAAAAAGAAAACGTCAATTCTAAATCTTTGTTTGGAATAATCATGACAAAAAAAGCAGACCCAGAGAGCATTATAAAAAACATTTCAAAAATAATGTTAACCAATAAAAGCTTAGCGCTACATTTAATGGAGAGTGCAAACCTCCTGAATAAAAACTTGAATAGTTCTATAACTAGTTTTAATACTCCTTTTGAAAAAGTATTATTTACGCAAATGGTAACATCAAATTTAAAGAACGACAAGATTTCTGTTTTCATCAATGACACTTTAATTTCTAGTGTTATAGAAGGTGATAACTCTGAGTTTAATTCAAACGAAAGTAATTTTCTATTCGCTATGAAAAGGCGTAATCTAATAAAAAGTTTGACTGACTATAACGAAGCTTATACTCAACCATTAATGAAAATGCTTAATATCGATACTAAACCGTCAAAAAATAAAATTCCGAACTTATTTAAAAAGAGCGATTTTAGAACTGAATTCATAAAAATTATCGAAAAATCTAATTCTCTTGACGATTTGAAAAATAACATATCTAGTTTTTTAAAGGAACATGTAGAGAAAGAGATAGTAGCCGATCAAAAAAAATTTTTCAGCTTAACCAACGATGTTTTATTCTTTACATTATTTATAGATGATTATAGTTCTGAAAAAGAAGACGAATTTGTTGAATCGTTCCAAAAACAAACCTTAGCCTTTACTAAGATTCTTAAGTTTATTTCACCATCAGATAACAGTATTAAAACAGGAAGTATCATTAATAATTTATCTGGAGAAGACTATTTGTTATGTATAACTCCTCTATGTGATATAGAAAGACCAGAAAAGGTAGGAAATAAATTTAAATTTTTAGTAGGTGAAAAAGTTCAAAAACCTAAAATAGATGAATTAAAAAACACAAAAAACAACTGTTATTTTATGCCTGCACCATTAGAAAGTGATTTATTTTATATAAAATGGAATTTTTATGATACTTGTACTATTAGTTTATCTGAGTTAGAGGAAAAAAGAGCATTAATTACTTTAAAGAAAGATTATATTCAAAATATTATAAATCGCTATATAGCTTATCAATCGAGAGCTGGTATTAATGAAATTTTTTATAAAGAATCGAATTATATATCGAACTTTAAAAATTTGATTTAA